AGGCTCCAACTTGTCGGCAGCCCAAATGCCGGCGAATGTAAATACAATCACCAAAACAGCGGTAATCCATAAAACGGTAGTAAAGGGAAACAGGAAATAAAGCGCAATCCAAATGATAGAAGCCAACAACGCCCCAGCCGTACCGGGAGCAAAAGGAGAAAAACCGGAGCCAAAGCCCGTGCCTATAAAAACAGGTAGAAAGGAAGGTCTTTTCATTATTTGCAATAGAGTGTATAAGAATAACAAAACTTTCCCCTTGCTGAAGAAGGGGAAAGTTTATATATTTTCAGGAACATCTTCCCGAATTAAGCCAAATAATCAGGTTCTTTTTCACCGATCATGTTACGCAATGTCTGTTTTACCATTCTCCATTGAGTGAACAAGTCATGTTCCGGCTGGTGCTCGAAATCGTGCATCGGGCTCTTGCAGAAGAATGACAGCCAAGTCTGGATGCCACACATGCCTGCACGCATTGCCAAGTCACTGAACAATACGAGGTCCAGTGCGATAGGAGCGGCAAGGATAGAGTCGCGGCAAAGGAAGTTCACCTTGATTTCCATCGGGTAACCCATCCATCCGAAGATGTCAATGTTGTCCCATGCTTCTTTGTTGTCCTTGCGGGGCGGGTAATAGTTGATACGTACTTTATGGTAAACGTCTCCGTAGAGATCAGGATATTTTTCAGGTTCGAAGATAGTGTCGATAACAGACAGCTTGCTGACTTCTTTTGTCTTGAAGTTGTCCGGATCGTCGAGCACTTCACCATCACGGTTGCCGAGGATATTGGTAGAGAACCAGCCGTTCACACCCAGCATACGGGTTTTGAACATCGGAGCCAATACGGTTTTCATCAGTGTCTGGCCGCTCTTGAAGTCTTTACCTGAGATAGGTACTTGTTTTTGTTTGGAGAATTCCCACATAGCAGGAGTATCCACACACAAGTTAGGAGCACCCATTACGAACGGAGCATCTTCCGCAATGGCAGCATATGCATAACACATACTCGGAGAAATCACTTCCGTGTTGTTGTCCTTCATTGCCTTTTCCAAAGCAGCGAGTGACATGTGTTCGTCAGACAATGGAATGTAGATTTCAGTACTTGCAGCCCAAAGCACAACGACGCGTTCGCAGTTGTTGGCAGCCTTGAAGTCGCGGATGTCCTGGCGAAGTTGTTCCACCATTTCCCAGCGTGTAGCAGCTTTCTTGATATGTGTTCCGTTCAGACGTTTTGCCCAATTGTGGTCGAAAGCAGCCGGCATCGGTTTGATAGCTTCCAATTCGTCCTTTACTCCGTTCAGGTCTTTTTCTTTCAAGACCTCAGCGTACATGGCAGCTTCATATGCGTTATCCGGGAAAATGTCCCATCCGCCGAAAACAATGTCGTTCAAATCCGTCAAGGGCACGACGTCCTTGATGAGTTTTTCTTCGTTGTTTTCCATGCGCATTGTGGCTAACTGGGTAATAGATCCTATCGGTTTTGCCAGTCCCTTGCGAGAGGCTAGTGTACCTACAATCATTGTGGTAGCAACCGCACCACCGACTCCAACTACCAACACACCGAGACGTCCGGTAGCGGGTTTAATTTCTTGTTTCATTTCTATTCTATTAAAATTAAACTAAAATTGATGCAAAAATAAGATTAATTAATTACTAATACGAGCTTTGTTTGCTATATAAACATTGCAATTAGCAGGATTTAACTTTTAAAAGGTCATGTGGAGACTTATTCTCAAACCGGACTTGTCAATTCCCGGAGAATCGCGGTAAGTAAGCCGCCACACGTAGTCCAAACGTAACACCTTAAAAATGTTTTCAATACCTACTCCTGCTTCTACGTAAGGCGTTTTTCCCATTGTACGGGTATCCGCAATCGGAAAAGCGAACAAATCATCACTGAATGCAGGATTGTTCTTGTCGCTCAAATGTCCGTACAGCCCACGACAGGAAACTATTTCACGCCATTTCAGTTTTTTCAACAACGGAACACGATTGAACAACCACCCGTTGAGGAAATAGGTGACATCCCATGAGAAATATTCATCGTTCATAAACTCCATTGCGTTCATCAATGAGTAAGATTCCGGCTGGATGGTATAGGAAAGATTGGCGTTGGGCATGATAAGCAACGGGAACGGTACTTTATCCCACACTTTCCCTGCTTTCAATATCACATCCGTATAGCCGAAAGCGGAGAACCAAAATCGTTTTTGGACGCCGGCTTCGGTATGGTTGTATGTATAGTCGCTGCCCAGGATTCCCTTCCCGGCGATGGTATGCGACAGGGTAAACACGGGAGCATCCAGGGATACGGGGAAACGGTTCCATTGGGTCTGGAAGAACTTCTCGTTCGGAGCGTAACGCAGTTTCAGCTCTGCCGCACTGGTAGAAAAATCTTTTACCGGAGTGAAGGAATCGCCTTGCTTCAGCAGAAAGGGAATCAGGTAAGAGGATTCGTCCGTCCGCCTGCGCGCTGTCAGTTGGAAAGAGAAACCGGAGTAAAATTCATTGGTATAGGTCATTTCCGCTTGTTGGAAATAGCCGATACGGTCGTCTTTCTCACGTTTCAAGGCGAGGAATACGTTGTCCTTGCTTGTATAAAGATAATTTTGCCCGTATTGGTTGACATCTGATTCGTAACGCAATTTCAGCGAATGAATGGGAAATTCATTGGCATATTCTTTCTTTTTCTTGAAGGAGTATTCCAGTTCCGCCAGCCCTTTCATTCTCTCGTCTTTGAAACCGTAGGCGATGTAGCCTTTACCGAACAGGTGCGGGTTGAGCCAGGCGGTGGTCATTCCCCCGCCACGGATACGGACGCCTTCGAGCGTATTGCCGCTGACGGTGGCATTCATCGGGCCGATATAGAAAAGAGGGGCTTCTTTCGATGTGGGGATATAGCCGGTAAAGAGGATGGAGAGTACTTTCTCCGTCCAGTAATAAACCGGATAACCGCGCAGTTGTGCCATCAGCCGGTCTACCGAATTCTCCTGTTGCGAGATGGCGGCTTGCGGACGGTTCTCCGCCCAGAAAGATTCGGGGCGTGCCAGGGCTGCCGTTTCTTCGATGATGCGTTCCGGCTTGCCGAAGGCTTTGTCCGCTTCGGCGGTCGGCGTGAAGGCGTAGTTGCTGTAATCCGCCACGCGACGGGCGAAGATGCCGTCCTGTCCTTCGGTCAGCTTGAATTCTACGGTGATACTTTCGTGGTCGAGCAGGCGCGTACCATCTTCGGCACGTTTAAATTCCTGTTCGAGCAACATATAATCTACAAAGTTCAGGTTTATCTTTTTCGGGAAGTTAAATACGGCACGTTTCACAAAGTAAGTAGAGTCGAGCGTGACATACAGATGCCCGTTGAAGCCGAAAGACTCGGAGTTGAAAGGGGTAAAAGCGAGGTCTACGCAAGGCTCGCCCGCTATCTGCAACGTATCCATCAGGTAGTATTTATAGAATCCTGTGCCGATACGGGACAGGGGGCTGACAAACTTATTGGTGAAGAGGGAGATGTTGTTCTCGTAGATGTCCACGTCCTTGAAAACTTCATTGATGGCTGCCTGCATGCCCTGTTTAGAGAGAAATTCGTCGACACCGGCTTGCTTGCGTCCTTTCACCCATTGTTTTTCCGAACGGGGAGATTTCCGGTAATAGTCCGTAGCGAGCAGTTCGCGGGCGGATACGGTGAGAATCGGCTTTCCGGTGACGGCAGAGGTGTCTACGTATTCGGTGAGGAAATCAAATTTGCGGTAGAGCCATTTCTTCTGTTTCTCTTCGTCGAAGTTATTCAACGCGAAGGTGGTCTTTTCGTAACGCTCGCGTTGCCAGAAGTCTTTTTCGTAAGGGGAATAGTTGTCGCGGCTTTCAATCATCCGGCGGACAAACTCTACGGCAGGATTATCTTTTTTCCGGTAGTGCTCGCGTTTGGGTTTCACTACGACTTCGGAGAGGTCATACGAGGTAGGTGAAAGCGCTACTTTGTAGGATGCGTTACGGGCAGGACGAATGTTCCGGCTATCGTCATTATAGCCGATTACGGAAATCACAAGTACTGCTTCGGAACGGTTGGTCTTGAAATAGAAGCGTCCGTCGCTTCCGGTAGTAGTTCCCTCGGTCGTGTCTTTCAAACGTACAGATGCATAAGGCAGGGGTTCTTTTGTCAGAGAATCAGTAACCACACCCTGTACCACATACTGTGCACTAAGGGGAATACTGATTGTCAATAAAAGAAAGAGCGTCGATATACCTTTCATCATTAATCTCATACCTTATATCCTATTGAATTGAGCGGGGCAAAGGTACGGGTATTTGAGTTCAAAAAAAGGTCTGTTTGACGGAAGAACTGTTCTTATTTGACACAATCAAGGAAAAACAATCTGAAATTTGGTCAATCCGTCGGCATAAGTCCGCAATGAAAAGGTGCACCCGTGGCGCATCAGTACTTCGCGGATAAAGATAAGGCCGATGCCCTGCCCGTTCGGTTTGGTAGAGAAGAAAGGGCTGAACAGTTTCGCTTCCGTTTCTTTATTGATGCCTTTGCCGTTGTCTGTGATTTCGATAGTGGCGGGAGACAAGGTACGGATGATGATTTCACCGTCTGTCCCGATGCTTTCGGCATCTGTTTCGATACTTTCGACGGCGTTCTTGATGATGTTCACAAGTACTTGCTCGAAGAGGGCGGCGTCCAGCATGACGTCTTTCAGGCTTTCGTCCGGTTCCATGCGGAGCTTGATATGGCGGTCGTTGCACATTCCTTCCATGAAACGTTTGCAGGTAAAAGCCAGGTCGTTCAGGTTGACGGGCGAGACGGTAGGCTCGGGTATCTTCACAACGTCGGCGAAGCGGGTGATGAAACGGCTCATGGAGAAGCAGCGTTCGGTACACACACGCATCACGTCGCAGATGTCGTCCATGCCTTCTTCGGTGGAAAGGGCTTGTTCTACGGTGTCCAGTGTGGAAGTGATGCCGGCGGTCGTGTTGTTCACTTCATGGGCTATCATGCGGATTACCTTCTCGTAGGCTTTCTTTTCGGCTTTCATCACTTCGTCCGTCAGGCTTTCTACGAGGAAGAAAGGGTGTTGGAATCCATGGTCGATAAAGGAAGAGTGAGTGCAACGGTAGATATTGGAGTCGTTCAGGCGGACGGTGGTTGTCTCGCCTTTCGGGACGTTGGCCAGCTCCATGGCTAGCGGGGAGTCTATCTCTTTCATCTTCTTGCCTTGTACGTCTTCCAGACGGACACCGAGCATTTTCAATGCCATCGGGTTTAGTTGCGAGAGGTCGTCGTCGAGGGTGGTGATAATGACCCCCATCGGGGAAGCGTTAATCAGCAGGTCGAGAAAGTGATTTTGTTCGCGCAGGCGGAGACGTTCGTTCTTGAGTTGTTCCATCATGCGGTTGAAGACATTTACGACACGGTCGGCTTCGTATTGTCCCACCGGACTGAGGCGGCTGCTGAAATCCTGTTCGCGCAACAAGTCCATGCCGCTTCCGATGGTATTTAAAGGTTTTACGAGCTTACGATAGAAGAATACCAGATAAATGAGAATGAAGAGTATCAGCCCCTCGCCTATGTAGAAGAAGAGCGTGTTCAGTTGGCTGGAAAGGAACAGTAATATGCCGCCCAGTGCCAGCAACAAGAAGACGAGGATGAAAAATAGTCCTTTTATACGCACGTTTATCTGTGGTTAATGGTTAATCTTATATTATTAGGCACGGATTACACGGATTTCACGGTTTTTAGAATAGTGGTTGTATTAAACAACCGTGTAATCCGCGTAATCCGTGCCTAAATTTATCACATTATTATATTATATTTTTCGAGACGGCGGTAGAGGGCGGCACGGCTGATACCCAATGCCGTAGCTACCTGGCTCAAATTTCCTTTGTAACGTTCCAGTGCTTGAAGGATGATCTGCTGTTCTATCTCATCCAATGTCATACCTGCCAGGGATGCGCCTTCGGCTGCTCTTGCATCGTCGTGGCGAATGTATTGGGCGTCGAAGTCGGAAGCGTCGAGAAGCGGTTTGCCGCTTACCAGTATGGTTCGCTCTACCAAGTTCTTGAGTTCACGGATATTTCCGGGGAAAGGCAGACGGCTCAGGAATTGCATGGCGTCGGCGGAGAAGTCCGTATGCGGCAGTCCGTTGGCTGCGGCTTGACGGTCGGCAAAATGACGTGCCAGCAGCGGGATGTCTTCGCGGCGTTCGCGTAAGGCAGGCAGTTTTACAGTTATCAGGTTGATGCGGTAGAACAGGTCTTCGCGAAAAGAGCGTTCGCTCACCATCTTGCGCAGGTCGGCATTGGTGGCGGAGACTACTCGGATGTCGGTCTTGCGGGGACGGCTGTCGCCGAGAACCTCGAAAGTCTGGTCTTGCAATACACGCAACAGTTTCACCTGGCAGGAAGGGTCGAGGTCACCGATTTCATCCAAGAAGATAGTTCCTTTGTTCGCCATTTCGAAACGTCCGATACGGTCGGCGGAAGCATCAGTGAAAGCTCCTTTCTTATGCCCGAACATTTCACTCTCGAACAGGCTTTGGGAAATACCGCCCAGATTGACTTTTACAAACGGGTGCTTCGCACGCTGGCTGTTGATATGGATGGCTTCGGCTATCAGTTCTTTGCCTGTCCCGCTCTCGCCCGTGATTAGTACGGAAGCGTTGGTCTTTGCGATACGGGCGATGGTATTCAATACGTCCGTCAGACCTTGGCTGCGTCCGATGATATGGCTGCGGTCGAAGGAGTCGCTTTGTTCCTGTGTAGTTTCTTTAGAAGTCGTCGAGAGTTCCAAGGCGGTTTCGATTCGTTGCAACAGGGCGGCGTTGTTCCAGGGTTTTGTGATGAAATCGAAAGCGCCTGCCTGCATTCCCTGCACGGCAAGTTGGATACTTCCCCAAGCGGTCATCAATATAACCGGAGTTTCGGGACGGAATATCTTTACCTGCTTGAGCAAAGTCAGACCTTCTTCGCCCGTTGTGGAAAGGGTGAAGTTCATATCCATCAAGATTAAGTCAGGAGTTACGGAACGCACCACATCCATGGCTTCCCAGGGAGTGGGAACTGCCTGTGCCTCATACCCTGCCCGCTTCAGCATGAAGCTGAGGGAAGAGCGCACTGCGCTGTCATCGTCAATTATCAGAATCATGGTTCATTTCTTTATTTATCAAGGGAGATAGTTACAGTGTCTTTATGATATTGCAAATCTACAAAAAATTACTAACGGACATCATGCTTTCCGCTTTTTATTGCCGGATGATTTCATCAAAATCAGCTTCCAGTTCGGTGTTGGTACGGAAATCCCAAAGCGTCAGGCTGCGGATTTGGTAGAAATAATACCAATAATAATAAAGTTCGGAAATATGTTTTTGTCTTGCCTGGTCTTTGGAGTTCTGAGCGTCGTTCAGGTCGAGGGTATTAATCTTGCCTATCAGGAAAGTTTCGATACTGGTCTTGTAACGTTGCTGGGCGATGGTGTCGGCTTCTTTGGCGATAGTCAACTGTTGTGCCTGATTGTTGAAATGTTCCACCAGCAGGAAAATATCCTGATTGAAATTAATCTGTTCCTGGCGAATCTTTGAAAGTACCACGTCACGGTTGCTCTTGGCTACACGAACTTTGCCGCGGCGTTTTCCCCAATCCAGGATAGGTATTTTGACGCCTACCTGCACTATCTGGTTATCTTGCAAGTTTTTATAGACGGTGGGGAAGTTACGGTTTTCTCCGGTATATCCTACGCTGGCAAAGAGGTCGACGCTACGCAGGTTGCCCCGTGCCGTAGCCACTTCATAATCGGCTTCCAACTGGCGGCGACGGATATTCTGCGCGAATGAGTTACGTTCGAGCGCTTTGTTCAATACCCTATTATATTCCATCTTTGAGCCGTCTACGGCTTCGGGAATAACAGGACGGAGTATCTCATCCTCTCCTACTCCCAGAAAGGCACGGAGCTGGAACATCTTGGCATTCAAGTCGCTCTCCGCTTCCGTCAAAGCCGCTTTCGCGTTCAGGGCGGAAAGTTTGAGTTGCAGGAGTTCGTTTTCGGAAATCTGCCCCATCTTCCGTTTGGCAAGGGCTACTTCGTAGAGGTGGTCGGCGTTCTTCCGGTTCTGTTGGGCGGTGCCCAGGTTTTCTCTTGCCAGCAGGAGATTGAAGTAATAGGTAATGGCGCGCATCGTCACTTCTTCGGTAGCGGTGATAAAAGCCGCTTTCGCTTCCGCATAGCGCACCGGTTCGATGCGCCTGTCCCACTTGATGTTGTTCACACCAAAGATGGGTTGTGTAAGTTTCAAGGTTACGGGGACGGACATAAACTGGCGGTCACCACCGGAACCGAGTTGTTTCATATAGTCGAGAGAGGAAGTCAGAGAGAGTTTACCGCCGGTCAGCCAAATGTTCTGGTCGATGGAAAGTTCGCCGGAAAGTCCCAGCGCACTGTTGCGGACGAAGCTGTAGGAACCATTGGAATTCTGATAAGAACTGTATGATTTATTGTAATTGGGCAAAGTGCCGGTAAGATTGACTTCCGGCAGAAGGTCGGCACGGAAGGTACGGTACTCCCAATAGGCGGTTTTCAGTTCATTCAGGGCAACGGCCGCATCGACGGATTGCGAACGTGCCATTGCGATAGCTTCATTCAAGGTTATCTCCCTTTCTTTCTGTCCTTCTTTCTGAGCCGACAATGCCAATGGAAGGCAAGCTGCGGCAAGAGCTACTAATATACTTTTCTTTTTCATTATGCACAGTATTTTCCACTAAAGGAGAATCAAACGATGTGCCAAAAGAATAAAGTATTTATTTCCAATCGGTTACAAGATAAGCATAGTGTTCATTTTCGGACACTATACGCAAAAACGAACGTTCGGGTTTATTCGCAATGGTTGGGAAGGCGTACGGTGAAACGAGTGCCTTTACCTACCTCGGAAGTCACGGAGATGGAGCCTTTCAGACGTTCGATGATAGTTTGGCAGATACTCAGCCCCAGTCCGGCTCCTTGCGTGAAGTTATCGACTTTATAGAACCGTTCGAAGATATGCCGGATGCCCTCTTCTGAAATGCCGACACCTGTATCTTCTACAAAGATACGGGTATATCCGGGGACTTCATCTTCTTCATAGCCGAAAGTGATAAACCCGCTGCTCGTAAACTTGGCAGCGTTATTAATCAGGTTATTGACTACTTGCTGCAGGCGGACATTATCTGTTTTCAGATATTTCTTGTCGCTTTCGGGCATACGCAATACCAGTTCTACGCCCGATGGCATATTCAGCCTTTGCGAATCATGGACAGTCTTTAAAAGTAAAGGCAGGTTGTGGTCTGCAAACATAAATTCCATCGTGCCGGACTCGATACGGGACAAGTCAAGAATGTCGTTTATCAATGCCAGCAGCAGTCCACAGTTCTTGTTAATAGTCGCTATAAACTGGGCGATTTCTTCTTCCGTGAAGCCGCTTGTATCACTCAACAAGTCGGAGAAGCCTACAATGGCATTCAACGGAGTACGAATCTCGTGGCTCATATTGGCGAGGAAAGCGGATTTCAGTTTATCTGCCTGGAGAGCTTTATCGCGCGCTTCCCTCATTTCCTGTTCGGCTGTCTTATATCGCTGGATGCTTTGACACACACCCAATATGCCGTACAGTGAATCCTGCGTCAGACCGCTGATAGCTGAAGAACGGTATTCCCACCACTCGTATTCGCCATTCGCATTGCGTTGGCGGAAACTCAGACGGGGATTCTTATTCTCTCCTGTCAATGCCTTGTCAAATTGCGGAATGATTTCCTTCAAATCGTCCGGATGAATCGTACGGTTCATTTCTTCACGGGTGATGGTAGTGACTGATTCGTCATATCCCATCTGCACAAGGAAACCTTGCGGGAAAATAAAGCAATTGGTTTTCATGTCAAACTGCCACGGGTATATGGAACTTTCATCCAGTGCCATATCAAAGAAACGTTTCTGCATTTCTTCATCCGAGATGTTACGTGCGGAAAGAGCCATGCCCGTAATTCCCCCTTTCGAATGAATCGGAACGATTTCTCCAGATACCGGGAAGTAATTCTCACTGTGCACTTCTTTCATAAAAGAGCCTTGTGGTATCTGTACGCTCTCTCCCGTACGGGCTACCTGTTTCAGCATTTTATGAAGAATATTTTGCCCTTCATGATAGATATTGAAAATACTGCCTGCCATCATGCCTTCATAAAAACGTCCGCCCGACTCGTACGGCAGATGGAGCATCCTCAATAAAGAACGGTTCGTGAAATGGATATGCAGGTCTGTATCATACGTTATCACGCCATCGCGGATGGAGTGGAAGACATTGTCAAACTCATTGCGCTGTTCTACCAGTTTGTTCTGTACGAGCAGGCGGGTCTGGGCTTGCACACGTCGTTTGGATTCGCGACGGTTGGCACGCATCAGCCATACGATAGATGCTATCAATAAAGCCAGGATGGACGGATAGAGAAGAATGAAGAGGAATTTGTATCTCTCCCAATAGGGTTCGTTGACAATGATTCCGCCGGCGGCAGTCGCTTTATCGGGGTCGACGTGGAAAAATTCCAGTTGCTTGTAGTCGTATATAAATCCCTGTTCGGCTTCTGTCACTCCGATACTCAGTGGAGAAGTCCCTTTCAATACCTGTGAAGCTCTTTGACCTGCCATAAACGCGGAAGCATAGGCATCGCTGTCATAGGCGCAAAAGACACCGTTGGTCAGTCCCACAGTCTGGGTTGAGAACACCGGAGCTTTGGAGTTTTTGCCTACGAACGAAAGGAAAGGCGACCATTTTGGAGCAATCACAATGCGCCCGTAGCTATTGCGCGGATAACAAATTGCCGCAATAATGTGACTGGTGGTATGATTCTGAGTATTATAAATTTTCATATTATAATCCGGGTTATCCTGTTGGAAGATTTCCCACTCTTCTTCAAAGTCATCGCGACCTTTGTTACTCAGAAAACTATTATCTATCACGCAAACGACATCTTTTCGCTGGGGAAATATCTTTTGCGCATGACGCAGGATGACATCAAAATCGGGATTGGCCGTGAATCCGCAGACATTGGGGTGAGCTGCAAGCAGTTTTGCGTCAGGATACTTGATACCGAAAAAGACAACCGGAACCTGCAATGGCAACGAGTCTCCACATGCGAAAAGTGTATAGAAAGCCTCATCGCTCGCCGTTACAATCAAGTCCGTCCGACGCTCACGGGCACGTTCGCAAAAACGGCGCATGATTACTTTCTCCGAATTAAATGCCCAGAAGTCAGCGTCCAGATATTCTGTCGTAATATTCACCTTCACCCCGCTCTCTCTGAATCCTTTCACCAAACCTTGATTAAGGTCACTGTGCCAAGGAGTCTGAGAAGTATATGACTGGATGAAGAGTATATTGAATGTA
The DNA window shown above is from Bacteroides faecium and carries:
- a CDS encoding TolC family protein produces the protein MKKKSILVALAAACLPLALSAQKEGQKEREITLNEAIAMARSQSVDAAVALNELKTAYWEYRTFRADLLPEVNLTGTLPNYNKSYSSYQNSNGSYSFVRNSALGLSGELSIDQNIWLTGGKLSLTSSLDYMKQLGSGGDRQFMSVPVTLKLTQPIFGVNNIKWDRRIEPVRYAEAKAAFITATEEVTMRAITYYFNLLLARENLGTAQQNRKNADHLYEVALAKRKMGQISENELLQLKLSALNAKAALTEAESDLNAKMFQLRAFLGVGEDEILRPVIPEAVDGSKMEYNRVLNKALERNSFAQNIRRRQLEADYEVATARGNLRSVDLFASVGYTGENRNFPTVYKNLQDNQIVQVGVKIPILDWGKRRGKVRVAKSNRDVVLSKIRQEQINFNQDIFLLVEHFNNQAQQLTIAKEADTIAQQRYKTSIETFLIGKINTLDLNDAQNSKDQARQKHISELYYYWYYFYQIRSLTLWDFRTNTELEADFDEIIRQ
- a CDS encoding sigma-54-dependent transcriptional regulator; the encoded protein is MILIIDDDSAVRSSLSFMLKRAGYEAQAVPTPWEAMDVVRSVTPDLILMDMNFTLSTTGEEGLTLLKQVKIFRPETPVILMTAWGSIQLAVQGMQAGAFDFITKPWNNAALLQRIETALELSTTSKETTQEQSDSFDRSHIIGRSQGLTDVLNTIARIAKTNASVLITGESGTGKELIAEAIHINSQRAKHPFVKVNLGGISQSLFESEMFGHKKGAFTDASADRIGRFEMANKGTIFLDEIGDLDPSCQVKLLRVLQDQTFEVLGDSRPRKTDIRVVSATNADLRKMVSERSFREDLFYRINLITVKLPALRERREDIPLLARHFADRQAAANGLPHTDFSADAMQFLSRLPFPGNIRELKNLVERTILVSGKPLLDASDFDAQYIRHDDARAAEGASLAGMTLDEIEQQIILQALERYKGNLSQVATALGISRAALYRRLEKYNIIM
- a CDS encoding sensor histidine kinase; this encodes MNRRYYCLFVVLFLAVLVRAAASESTFNILFIQSYTSQTPWHSDLNQGLVKGFRESGVKVNITTEYLDADFWAFNSEKVIMRRFCERARERRTDLIVTASDEAFYTLFACGDSLPLQVPVVFFGIKYPDAKLLAAHPNVCGFTANPDFDVILRHAQKIFPQRKDVVCVIDNSFLSNKGRDDFEEEWEIFQQDNPDYNMKIYNTQNHTTSHIIAAICYPRNSYGRIVIAPKWSPFLSFVGKNSKAPVFSTQTVGLTNGVFCAYDSDAYASAFMAGQRASQVLKGTSPLSIGVTEAEQGFIYDYKQLEFFHVDPDKATAAGGIIVNEPYWERYKFLFILLYPSILALLIASIVWLMRANRRESKRRVQAQTRLLVQNKLVEQRNEFDNVFHSIRDGVITYDTDLHIHFTNRSLLRMLHLPYESGGRFYEGMMAGSIFNIYHEGQNILHKMLKQVARTGESVQIPQGSFMKEVHSENYFPVSGEIVPIHSKGGITGMALSARNISDEEMQKRFFDMALDESSIYPWQFDMKTNCFIFPQGFLVQMGYDESVTTITREEMNRTIHPDDLKEIIPQFDKALTGENKNPRLSFRQRNANGEYEWWEYRSSAISGLTQDSLYGILGVCQSIQRYKTAEQEMREARDKALQADKLKSAFLANMSHEIRTPLNAIVGFSDLLSDTSGFTEEEIAQFIATINKNCGLLLALINDILDLSRIESGTMEFMFADHNLPLLLKTVHDSQRLNMPSGVELVLRMPESDKKYLKTDNVRLQQVVNNLINNAAKFTSSGFITFGYEEDEVPGYTRIFVEDTGVGISEEGIRHIFERFYKVDNFTQGAGLGLSICQTIIERLKGSISVTSEVGKGTRFTVRLPNHCE
- a CDS encoding sensor histidine kinase, with amino-acid sequence MRIKGLFFILVFLLLALGGILLFLSSQLNTLFFYIGEGLILFILIYLVFFYRKLVKPLNTIGSGMDLLREQDFSSRLSPVGQYEADRVVNVFNRMMEQLKNERLRLREQNHFLDLLINASPMGVIITTLDDDLSQLNPMALKMLGVRLEDVQGKKMKEIDSPLAMELANVPKGETTTVRLNDSNIYRCTHSSFIDHGFQHPFFLVESLTDEVMKAEKKAYEKVIRMIAHEVNNTTAGITSTLDTVEQALSTEEGMDDICDVMRVCTERCFSMSRFITRFADVVKIPEPTVSPVNLNDLAFTCKRFMEGMCNDRHIKLRMEPDESLKDVMLDAALFEQVLVNIIKNAVESIETDAESIGTDGEIIIRTLSPATIEITDNGKGINKETEAKLFSPFFSTKPNGQGIGLIFIREVLMRHGCTFSLRTYADGLTKFQIVFP
- a CDS encoding inositol-3-phosphate synthase, producing MKQEIKPATGRLGVLVVGVGGAVATTMIVGTLASRKGLAKPIGSITQLATMRMENNEEKLIKDVVPLTDLNDIVFGGWDIFPDNAYEAAMYAEVLKEKDLNGVKDELEAIKPMPAAFDHNWAKRLNGTHIKKAATRWEMVEQLRQDIRDFKAANNCERVVVLWAASTEIYIPLSDEHMSLAALEKAMKDNNTEVISPSMCYAYAAIAEDAPFVMGAPNLCVDTPAMWEFSKQKQVPISGKDFKSGQTLMKTVLAPMFKTRMLGVNGWFSTNILGNRDGEVLDDPDNFKTKEVSKLSVIDTIFEPEKYPDLYGDVYHKVRINYYPPRKDNKEAWDNIDIFGWMGYPMEIKVNFLCRDSILAAPIALDLVLFSDLAMRAGMCGIQTWLSFFCKSPMHDFEHQPEHDLFTQWRMVKQTLRNMIGEKEPDYLA
- a CDS encoding DUF5686 and carboxypeptidase-like regulatory domain-containing protein, producing MRLMMKGISTLFLLLTISIPLSAQYVVQGVVTDSLTKEPLPYASVRLKDTTEGTTTGSDGRFYFKTNRSEAVLVISVIGYNDDSRNIRPARNASYKVALSPTSYDLSEVVVKPKREHYRKKDNPAVEFVRRMIESRDNYSPYEKDFWQRERYEKTTFALNNFDEEKQKKWLYRKFDFLTEYVDTSAVTGKPILTVSARELLATDYYRKSPRSEKQWVKGRKQAGVDEFLSKQGMQAAINEVFKDVDIYENNISLFTNKFVSPLSRIGTGFYKYYLMDTLQIAGEPCVDLAFTPFNSESFGFNGHLYVTLDSTYFVKRAVFNFPKKINLNFVDYMLLEQEFKRAEDGTRLLDHESITVEFKLTEGQDGIFARRVADYSNYAFTPTAEADKAFGKPERIIEETAALARPESFWAENRPQAAISQQENSVDRLMAQLRGYPVYYWTEKVLSILFTGYIPTSKEAPLFYIGPMNATVSGNTLEGVRIRGGGMTTAWLNPHLFGKGYIAYGFKDERMKGLAELEYSFKKKKEYANEFPIHSLKLRYESDVNQYGQNYLYTSKDNVFLALKREKDDRIGYFQQAEMTYTNEFYSGFSFQLTARRRTDESSYLIPFLLKQGDSFTPVKDFSTSAAELKLRYAPNEKFFQTQWNRFPVSLDAPVFTLSHTIAGKGILGSDYTYNHTEAGVQKRFWFSAFGYTDVILKAGKVWDKVPFPLLIMPNANLSYTIQPESYSLMNAMEFMNDEYFSWDVTYFLNGWLFNRVPLLKKLKWREIVSCRGLYGHLSDKNNPAFSDDLFAFPIADTRTMGKTPYVEAGVGIENIFKVLRLDYVWRLTYRDSPGIDKSGLRISLHMTF